In uncultured Umboniibacter sp., one genomic interval encodes:
- a CDS encoding TolC family protein produces the protein MQFNQSEVPAIAAFVNFGARRLAVGVFLTLATMSWTPTISAQSFSAAWQEVLANDSVLAAERAKLDSRTSLNEVADDLNWPRLDLNMAYVQMADPIQLDILDLEPLASAPGAITSLPGLVGIPTVTDFTDDNLSTVSLQAMWPIYTGGKISASQDIINSQYDESRAEFQLKVSERFGVLVERYYGLQLARHNQQLQEQVVASIQGHADAAALLEQQGQIARVETLQALVALDDAKVALARAESQVTMAELALHQLINSDLVNLQSHLFIDVELAPAAHYIETTLNTFPALDVLDAKLAQSGAAIDLQKSEYAPTVFLFGDYQAYEGDSLLADITPDWQVGVGVSVPLISNSGRSARVQAAHNVQLEVQNLSRQTRTDLQLLVNHAYEQAQQAQLEYQRLATALELAAENIKLREKAFREGLGTSRDLVDATTYKTVVEMRRAAAAYAFVFQYAQLCALSSSIDQFIRTSGDSR, from the coding sequence ATGCAATTTAATCAGAGTGAGGTACCTGCTATCGCTGCCTTCGTTAACTTTGGCGCTCGACGACTTGCTGTTGGCGTATTCCTAACCTTGGCAACTATGTCTTGGACGCCAACTATTTCAGCTCAATCATTCAGTGCCGCCTGGCAAGAAGTGCTTGCCAATGACAGTGTCTTGGCTGCCGAACGAGCCAAACTGGATAGTAGAACTAGCCTCAATGAGGTAGCTGATGATTTGAATTGGCCGAGACTAGATCTGAACATGGCCTACGTTCAGATGGCCGACCCTATTCAATTAGATATCCTTGATCTTGAACCGCTTGCGTCGGCACCCGGCGCAATTACCTCGTTGCCTGGCTTAGTGGGTATACCTACGGTTACCGACTTTACTGACGACAATCTATCCACCGTCTCATTACAAGCCATGTGGCCTATCTATACCGGTGGGAAAATATCGGCCTCTCAGGATATTATCAATTCTCAATACGATGAGTCTCGGGCCGAATTCCAGCTAAAGGTTTCCGAACGTTTTGGGGTGCTGGTGGAGCGTTACTACGGTCTTCAATTGGCACGCCATAATCAACAGCTTCAGGAGCAGGTAGTTGCAAGTATCCAGGGGCATGCGGATGCGGCCGCATTGCTGGAGCAGCAGGGGCAGATCGCCCGAGTTGAAACGCTACAAGCTTTGGTTGCGTTGGATGATGCCAAGGTTGCGCTCGCTCGTGCCGAAAGCCAAGTAACGATGGCTGAATTAGCGCTTCACCAGTTGATCAATAGCGATCTCGTCAATCTACAATCTCACCTTTTTATTGACGTAGAGTTAGCCCCTGCTGCGCATTATATCGAAACAACATTGAATACCTTTCCTGCTTTAGATGTGTTGGATGCAAAACTTGCGCAAAGCGGCGCAGCGATCGATCTCCAGAAAAGTGAATATGCTCCAACGGTCTTTCTCTTCGGCGATTATCAAGCTTACGAGGGGGATAGTTTACTCGCTGATATAACGCCAGATTGGCAAGTGGGAGTGGGGGTATCGGTACCCTTGATAAGCAATAGTGGGCGATCAGCTAGAGTTCAGGCTGCGCATAATGTGCAGCTAGAAGTGCAGAATTTGTCTCGCCAAACTCGCACTGACCTTCAATTGCTGGTCAACCATGCCTATGAGCAAGCCCAACAGGCACAACTTGAATATCAGCGTTTAGCCACGGCGCTTGAATTAGCTGCCGAGAATATAAAGCTCCGCGAAAAGGCATTCAGAGAGGGCTTGGGAACCAGTAGAGATCTCGTGGACGCCACCACCTACAAAACCGTGGTAGAAATGCGCAGAGCCGCGGCAGCTTATGCATTCGTTTTTCAGTATGCGCAGCTATGTGCGCTAAGTTCGTCAATTGATCAGTTTATCAGGACTAGTGGAGACTCTCGATGA
- a CDS encoding S41 family peptidase — MKRFLLLISLFIPVVLFAEEEYFSAEVIRSDFHELYRGLLEAQYDPFHQISAEELEQRYQELASSINSPQTLREASALFQSFTALTETAHTRVEFPMDTYQSYLQSDGKTLSLYLDISSDEVVIDDYFGAEPELYSGVKVIAVDGLPVRQWLDRYEVLVAADNQQLKNVMLGMQLQGMLWWADGARESYEITIMADDGSPVTVSAITTSYDEQALIANASQAEVQKEPLRDYQLLAPQVGYLKPGPFYHAEGENPWDTEPFKRWVDEAFNSFITADVEYVVIDLRSNPGGSNSFSDHLVAWFADQAFAFASDFRVRASSQAREANLERLALTFDETDISHRYETFFAEKTAGEIFSFPLDSSLPRDGTRFEGEVIALIDETSFSNAVSVAAIIQDYGFGTLIGQKTADLATTYGAMEHFRLSETNLQVGFPKALIIRPNGDSQPDGVTPDVRVQSHQDTLAAALEWIEGERCRKLSSTTVTVQQ, encoded by the coding sequence ATGAAACGCTTTCTGCTACTTATCAGCTTGTTCATCCCTGTTGTACTTTTCGCCGAAGAGGAATACTTCAGCGCTGAGGTAATTCGCTCTGATTTTCACGAACTCTACCGCGGCTTACTTGAGGCCCAGTATGACCCCTTTCATCAAATCTCCGCCGAGGAACTAGAACAACGTTATCAGGAACTCGCTAGTTCGATAAATAGCCCACAAACACTCCGAGAAGCTAGCGCGCTGTTTCAGAGCTTTACGGCGCTAACCGAAACCGCTCATACTCGGGTTGAATTCCCCATGGATACCTATCAATCGTACCTACAGAGTGATGGCAAAACGTTATCACTTTACTTGGACATCAGTTCCGATGAAGTAGTTATTGACGATTATTTCGGAGCGGAGCCGGAGTTATATTCAGGAGTTAAGGTAATCGCCGTAGATGGACTTCCCGTTCGGCAATGGCTCGATCGCTACGAAGTCCTCGTCGCGGCAGATAACCAGCAACTTAAAAATGTGATGTTGGGTATGCAGCTCCAGGGAATGCTCTGGTGGGCTGATGGCGCCAGGGAAAGCTATGAGATAACTATCATGGCCGACGATGGCTCCCCTGTAACAGTTAGCGCTATAACAACGAGCTATGATGAGCAGGCGTTAATTGCCAATGCCTCGCAAGCTGAGGTTCAAAAAGAACCACTAAGAGACTATCAGCTCTTAGCGCCGCAAGTTGGTTATCTGAAGCCCGGACCATTTTATCATGCTGAAGGAGAAAACCCGTGGGACACTGAGCCATTTAAACGCTGGGTGGACGAAGCCTTTAATTCATTTATAACCGCCGATGTAGAGTATGTGGTGATTGATTTGAGGTCGAACCCAGGAGGCTCGAATAGTTTCAGCGATCATCTTGTTGCCTGGTTTGCTGACCAAGCTTTTGCCTTTGCTTCAGATTTTAGAGTGCGAGCGTCTTCGCAGGCTAGGGAAGCGAATCTGGAGCGTTTAGCACTCACGTTCGATGAGACTGATATATCGCATCGATATGAGACTTTCTTTGCCGAAAAAACGGCTGGGGAGATATTCTCATTTCCCCTTGATTCAAGCCTGCCTCGTGACGGAACTCGTTTTGAGGGTGAGGTTATTGCGCTAATCGATGAGACTTCCTTTAGTAATGCAGTATCGGTGGCGGCCATTATTCAAGACTATGGTTTTGGCACCTTAATTGGGCAGAAAACCGCTGACCTGGCCACCACTTACGGTGCGATGGAACACTTTAGACTCTCTGAAACCAACCTTCAGGTAGGTTTTCCTAAGGCTTTAATCATTCGACCTAATGGCGATTCACAGCCGGATGGCGTTACTCCAGACGTGCGTGTTCAATCTCACCAAGATACCTTAGCAGCTGCCTTGGAGTGGATTGAGGGGGAGCGGTGTCGGAAGTTGTCATCGACTACTGTGACAGTTCAGCAATAA
- a CDS encoding sulfotransferase → MMPSEALKHTQRLLSQGDTLGAIDSLEAIIKADQQDQESLELLCGLLLKSAQITKAQRYLSSLNPTEIKSANLARMAGYIAIQFGDALRSIECYRLASEGLPANLEVQVEFVTALRIGGKFGWAKQQLQQLLAVAPNNSLVLDEAGWLALAQAKFKVAIQAFTKSISTDGPTEQRLNGIIRAYLEIDDLKNAGDLLLKARQEFPNSTDLLHLEAVLLTKLKEFEAAYDCYQAILAATPDKRDSQLNLGVLAAKRGELDLAESLFTRIIELNPSDFEAWYQLSTIDPANSHAGLVNLFEQHCAPFQSSARYWFVLAKLQHQQANYSDSFASTQRARELKMKEEGCGVSFPTHYQLNNFSLPNASANPSVIFVTGMPRSGTTLTQRILSQHEQCTAMGETGIIAKLISELKLDPNNPSECLSRLSPEQKQRTRDKLLKDLLPEPGVVAVEHTPINIFYIPLIAALLPEARFVICERDRTDNCLSIYQQSLSREYRFANSPGALAQVWEHARELSQLLSNGWSDRVHRVSYEQLVTEPEQVITNLLDSVGLPFDEACLHPQSGSQWIHSPNLRQARRAIHNESVNKLSRYGSAIHPFIAELSQ, encoded by the coding sequence ATGATGCCCAGTGAAGCTTTAAAACACACCCAACGACTCCTATCTCAAGGCGACACCCTGGGTGCTATTGATTCACTCGAAGCTATCATTAAGGCAGATCAACAGGATCAGGAGTCTCTCGAGCTACTATGCGGGCTACTGCTGAAGTCAGCCCAAATTACCAAAGCTCAGCGCTACTTAAGTTCACTTAATCCTACCGAGATAAAGTCAGCTAATCTCGCCCGAATGGCGGGCTATATCGCCATCCAATTCGGTGATGCACTGCGTTCAATTGAATGTTATCGACTGGCTTCCGAGGGGCTGCCCGCCAACCTTGAAGTGCAAGTTGAATTTGTCACGGCGCTTCGTATTGGCGGTAAATTCGGCTGGGCGAAACAACAGCTACAGCAACTACTCGCCGTCGCCCCAAACAATTCCTTAGTGTTGGATGAAGCGGGATGGCTGGCACTAGCGCAAGCTAAGTTCAAGGTGGCTATTCAGGCGTTTACCAAAAGTATCTCAACGGATGGTCCTACCGAGCAACGACTCAATGGAATCATCCGCGCCTACCTAGAAATTGATGATCTAAAAAACGCCGGCGACCTATTATTAAAAGCTCGCCAAGAATTCCCCAATAGCACTGATCTGTTGCACCTTGAGGCGGTACTACTCACCAAACTAAAGGAGTTCGAAGCCGCCTATGACTGCTATCAGGCTATTCTAGCGGCCACCCCTGATAAGCGTGATAGCCAACTCAATTTGGGCGTACTTGCGGCAAAACGAGGCGAGCTAGATCTTGCTGAATCATTATTTACTCGCATCATTGAACTCAATCCCTCTGATTTTGAGGCATGGTATCAACTCTCGACGATTGATCCAGCTAACAGTCACGCTGGACTAGTTAATCTGTTCGAACAGCATTGCGCACCGTTTCAGTCCTCCGCTAGGTACTGGTTTGTTTTGGCTAAACTCCAGCATCAGCAAGCCAATTACTCCGACTCATTTGCAAGCACGCAGCGGGCACGTGAGCTGAAAATGAAGGAAGAGGGTTGTGGCGTATCCTTTCCAACTCACTATCAGCTCAATAATTTCAGTCTCCCAAACGCTAGCGCCAATCCCTCGGTTATCTTTGTGACCGGTATGCCTCGCAGCGGCACAACTTTGACTCAACGAATCCTTTCACAACATGAGCAATGTACTGCCATGGGTGAAACTGGGATCATTGCGAAGCTAATCAGCGAACTAAAGCTGGACCCGAATAATCCAAGTGAGTGCCTGAGTCGACTATCGCCTGAGCAAAAGCAGCGCACTCGAGATAAGTTGCTGAAGGATCTTCTGCCTGAGCCGGGTGTGGTAGCTGTTGAACACACACCGATCAACATTTTCTATATTCCTCTCATCGCGGCGCTTCTTCCCGAAGCTAGATTTGTAATCTGCGAGCGCGACCGTACTGACAACTGCCTATCCATTTATCAGCAGTCTCTGTCACGGGAATATCGCTTCGCCAACTCGCCAGGTGCTTTGGCTCAAGTATGGGAACATGCCCGGGAGCTTTCGCAGCTACTCTCAAATGGCTGGAGTGACAGAGTGCACCGTGTTAGCTATGAGCAGCTAGTCACCGAGCCAGAGCAAGTTATTACCAACCTGCTGGACTCAGTTGGCCTACCCTTCGACGAGGCTTGCTTACACCCGCAAAGTGGCTCTCAATGGATCCACTCGCCTAATTTACGGCAGGCTCGCCGAGCGATTCATAACGAATCAGTTAATAAACTATCTCGTTATGGCTCGGCCATTCACCCGTTTATTGCTGAACTGTCACAGTAG
- a CDS encoding TonB-dependent receptor translates to MEVKRNALYLGVSLALSGSVVAQQEAEATDQESTNNRQVEEIIVTATKRSQDIQSVSVAVTALGAEDIAKGGIEDVSRIENLVPGMSYGQSGSEVRLAIRGTRTNNVGSEAEQVVGIFEDGVYVPTTTQALGSYVDLERIEVLRGPQGTLYGRNTFGGTINIHTRAPEFDEVSGYVQALAGTYDRRKVEGAVNLPISDTLAVRLAGLTDQRDGYIENTYVDGPSDDLNDADNTYFRGSLRWQPTDSLDVIVRAGQGTQEGNGSAIWGYQQIGAYDNGNFLPGHQFLPSDATSATDQGPWKVSRNMPSSVDLESSFFTLQAEWDADWMVIKYTGNQTNFEGSQTYDPDYSDGGSLTDSGFVGWNSDQDTSSHEIQFTSPANDTFEWLGGAYYFEQAAGWNWLERVGGVTEVPHWDNQGDYVSTSLGVFANGTLHLSEAMRLVGGIRYAEDTKQQRDPLDWSVWPPVPMKGQGSKGEWNDVLYKAALEHDLNDDQMIYGQVSTGYRAGGINFVDPVVPLTYDPETVTAWEVGYKSTWLDRTMVFNAALYLNQYRDMQAQSFVVQGTGVTEFTENGGELDSMGFEAELSWNPTDQLSLSGSLSIMQAEFGKYEVSKVQGLGDMGGRQDLNDPSSLLNLEGFRPALAPELTLGLQASYDIYLGDMGTLTPYAQTYYSGDYYAYDINVDGAKQDSFTRTDLRLIWASPDATWEVQGYVMNLENEAQLNRVVVFNPSQSPSIASLQANWSNPRTAGVSVNYNF, encoded by the coding sequence ATGGAAGTAAAGCGTAATGCACTTTATCTAGGGGTCTCGTTGGCCCTGTCGGGCTCAGTAGTAGCTCAGCAGGAAGCTGAAGCGACTGATCAAGAATCAACTAACAATCGTCAAGTCGAAGAAATTATTGTTACGGCGACGAAGCGATCTCAGGACATTCAGAGTGTTTCCGTTGCGGTTACCGCTCTGGGCGCTGAAGATATCGCGAAGGGCGGCATTGAAGATGTTAGCCGAATCGAGAACCTCGTTCCTGGTATGAGCTACGGTCAGTCTGGTAGCGAAGTCCGTTTGGCGATTCGTGGTACGCGAACTAACAACGTTGGTTCTGAAGCCGAACAGGTAGTTGGTATTTTTGAGGATGGCGTTTACGTCCCTACCACTACTCAAGCTTTGGGCTCCTACGTGGATCTTGAGCGAATCGAAGTACTTCGTGGTCCTCAGGGCACACTTTACGGTCGTAACACCTTCGGTGGTACCATCAACATCCATACCCGTGCTCCAGAATTTGATGAGGTTAGCGGCTACGTTCAAGCACTAGCGGGTACCTATGACCGTCGTAAGGTGGAAGGCGCGGTAAACCTGCCAATTTCCGATACGCTTGCGGTTCGTCTAGCAGGTTTGACGGATCAGCGTGATGGCTATATTGAGAATACCTACGTTGATGGTCCAAGTGATGACCTCAACGACGCAGACAACACCTATTTCCGTGGAAGCTTACGTTGGCAACCAACTGACTCTCTGGATGTAATTGTTCGCGCAGGCCAGGGAACTCAAGAGGGTAACGGTTCGGCAATTTGGGGCTACCAGCAGATTGGTGCCTACGACAACGGTAATTTCCTTCCAGGTCACCAGTTCCTCCCTTCCGATGCGACCTCCGCAACGGATCAAGGGCCGTGGAAGGTTTCGCGCAACATGCCTTCGAGCGTAGATCTTGAAAGCTCATTCTTTACTCTTCAAGCAGAGTGGGATGCAGATTGGATGGTTATCAAGTACACCGGTAACCAGACGAATTTTGAAGGTTCACAGACCTATGACCCAGATTACAGTGACGGTGGTAGTTTAACGGACTCTGGCTTCGTTGGTTGGAATTCCGATCAAGATACCTCGTCGCATGAAATTCAGTTCACTTCTCCGGCTAATGATACCTTTGAGTGGTTAGGCGGCGCCTATTACTTCGAACAAGCCGCTGGTTGGAACTGGTTAGAGCGAGTGGGCGGTGTTACCGAAGTCCCACATTGGGATAACCAGGGTGATTACGTCAGTACCTCACTCGGTGTGTTTGCTAACGGTACGCTACACCTTAGCGAAGCAATGCGCCTAGTGGGTGGTATTCGCTACGCTGAAGACACCAAACAACAGCGCGACCCACTTGATTGGAGTGTTTGGCCGCCGGTTCCTATGAAGGGACAGGGCAGCAAGGGCGAGTGGAACGATGTGTTGTACAAAGCCGCGCTTGAACATGATCTAAATGATGATCAAATGATCTATGGCCAGGTGTCTACCGGTTATCGTGCTGGTGGTATCAACTTCGTTGACCCAGTTGTTCCGCTAACCTATGACCCAGAGACGGTGACCGCATGGGAAGTGGGTTATAAGTCTACGTGGTTAGATCGCACTATGGTCTTCAACGCGGCTCTATACCTAAACCAATATCGTGACATGCAGGCTCAGTCTTTCGTGGTTCAGGGTACCGGCGTCACAGAGTTCACCGAAAACGGTGGCGAGCTGGATAGCATGGGTTTCGAAGCGGAATTGAGCTGGAACCCAACTGACCAGTTGAGCCTCTCTGGCTCCCTGTCAATTATGCAGGCAGAGTTTGGTAAGTATGAAGTTTCTAAGGTTCAGGGCTTAGGTGATATGGGTGGCCGTCAGGACCTTAACGACCCGTCGTCACTACTAAATCTTGAGGGCTTCCGTCCGGCGCTGGCACCAGAGCTGACTTTAGGTCTTCAGGCTAGCTATGATATTTACCTAGGTGATATGGGTACGCTTACTCCGTACGCGCAAACCTATTACTCGGGTGACTACTATGCTTACGACATCAACGTAGATGGCGCTAAGCAAGATTCGTTCACACGTACTGATCTGCGTTTAATCTGGGCTTCTCCTGATGCAACTTGGGAAGTACAGGGTTACGTGATGAACTTGGAGAACGAAGCGCAGTTAAATCGCGTAGTGGTGTTCAACCCAAGCCAGAGCCCGTCAATTGCGAGTCTTCAGGCTAACTGGAGTAACCCGCGTACAGCAGGCGTGAGTGTTAACTACAACTTCTAA
- a CDS encoding tetratricopeptide repeat protein translates to MTQKLQLGEVNVDLSLGVISTGQNPTDATRVEPKCIAVLAELVSAYPLMISKEDLIKQAWGDVIVSDDALLRVISQLRKALKDNARSPKFIKTIPKRGYQLICSVKALPNLPAEENMPNHQVEEKRDASQGELVSHQLRHRVTLLLAILILAAVAFSAWAWIEHRRGSQEETLFTEQLERADNFYHQMRQADNEMAISLYQQSIAMRPDSAEAQSGLANAIVQRLLRWSPDVSNPQQTSMREALEQGLFATDSATVSLARAQSLALRAVELSPNNPKTHKALGFVLTAQGDFAAAKEHYEQALQLDPDAWDVLINLAGIYDIEGQPQAALNSYQRAYAAMSRRYDVDIAKIRPWHSDIGTLIADRLVLINKPTEAEIWYRKVLANEPLHIGATVGLSNVLRSQGELTEANSLCRNINERLAVEVNCYP, encoded by the coding sequence ATGACGCAAAAACTACAATTGGGTGAAGTGAACGTTGACCTGTCGCTAGGGGTTATCTCAACCGGGCAAAACCCAACCGACGCTACCCGCGTAGAGCCGAAGTGCATCGCAGTGCTAGCCGAATTGGTTAGTGCTTACCCCCTGATGATTAGTAAAGAAGATTTGATTAAGCAAGCTTGGGGTGACGTTATCGTCAGTGATGACGCCTTACTTAGGGTTATCTCGCAGTTGCGAAAGGCTTTGAAGGATAACGCTCGTTCGCCAAAATTCATTAAAACCATACCGAAACGTGGCTATCAATTAATCTGCTCAGTTAAAGCTCTGCCGAATCTTCCAGCTGAAGAGAATATGCCTAATCATCAAGTTGAAGAGAAAAGAGATGCTTCTCAGGGGGAACTAGTCAGCCATCAGCTAAGACATCGAGTCACATTGCTGCTTGCTATCCTCATACTCGCCGCAGTCGCCTTTTCCGCCTGGGCTTGGATTGAACACCGCCGCGGTAGCCAAGAAGAAACGCTATTTACTGAGCAGCTTGAGCGAGCGGATAACTTTTATCATCAAATGCGTCAAGCGGATAATGAGATGGCTATTAGCCTCTATCAACAGTCTATTGCGATGCGCCCTGACAGTGCAGAGGCCCAATCGGGATTGGCTAATGCGATCGTACAGCGCCTGTTGCGATGGTCCCCGGATGTTAGCAACCCTCAGCAGACATCGATGCGTGAGGCGCTTGAGCAGGGACTGTTTGCCACCGATAGCGCAACAGTCTCGTTGGCGAGAGCGCAGTCACTCGCCCTTCGAGCCGTGGAACTTTCTCCCAATAACCCGAAGACCCACAAAGCGCTAGGATTTGTTCTTACGGCACAGGGCGATTTCGCAGCGGCCAAGGAACACTATGAACAGGCACTTCAACTCGACCCGGACGCCTGGGATGTGCTGATAAATTTAGCGGGTATTTACGATATCGAAGGACAACCACAGGCTGCTCTCAACAGCTATCAGCGCGCCTACGCAGCTATGTCGAGACGCTATGACGTTGACATCGCTAAGATTCGACCCTGGCATTCGGACATCGGCACGTTGATCGCCGACCGTCTCGTTCTAATAAATAAGCCTACTGAAGCGGAAATTTGGTACCGCAAGGTGCTTGCAAACGAACCTCTCCATATT
- a CDS encoding alpha/beta fold hydrolase — translation MSAQKLTVLSRTLIVGLVAAIVGIVSISHASDVDRRSVTIWSEGVRLAGDVYTPKSIEEGQRLPGVLMIAGWGGNKSNVGRNYAEAIAAEGFVVLTFDFKGWGESDGPLVASTVMGAADESQTFMLEAQHVRGIIDPYSMSADVRAALYFLGGEPQVMPNNLGVWGTSMGGGLGLIPAATDPRVKAFVSQMGPVNYAHNLQALPADGMWQIETLTARGELPAFPGPVSRIDPSLAGFPDWPALKRFNLMPYVNHLATPTLVIDAEDETMFDRQLNGVLLFEAVEKKADARYVTFPGGHYDMYHGENLGSSRQAALEWFQLHLKGE, via the coding sequence ATGTCAGCTCAGAAGCTTACCGTACTTTCGCGCACCCTAATTGTCGGCTTAGTTGCGGCTATAGTTGGGATCGTTTCAATCTCTCATGCCAGCGATGTGGATAGGCGCAGTGTCACCATTTGGAGCGAGGGTGTTCGCTTAGCCGGTGACGTTTATACCCCGAAGTCTATTGAGGAAGGACAACGTCTGCCGGGGGTTCTTATGATCGCCGGTTGGGGAGGTAATAAATCTAACGTTGGTCGTAATTACGCGGAAGCGATTGCAGCCGAAGGTTTCGTGGTGCTCACCTTTGACTTTAAGGGATGGGGTGAAAGCGATGGTCCGCTGGTAGCGTCAACCGTTATGGGCGCTGCTGACGAAAGCCAAACCTTTATGTTGGAAGCGCAACATGTTCGAGGGATTATAGATCCGTACTCAATGTCTGCGGATGTGAGAGCGGCGCTCTATTTCCTAGGAGGTGAGCCCCAGGTAATGCCAAATAATTTGGGTGTTTGGGGCACCAGCATGGGCGGTGGCTTGGGATTGATTCCCGCAGCAACGGACCCACGTGTGAAAGCGTTTGTGAGTCAGATGGGGCCGGTGAATTACGCTCACAATCTTCAGGCGCTCCCAGCGGATGGCATGTGGCAGATCGAAACACTTACCGCGCGAGGTGAACTACCTGCCTTCCCAGGACCAGTGAGCAGAATTGATCCTTCGCTAGCGGGTTTTCCAGACTGGCCGGCGTTGAAGCGCTTCAACTTAATGCCATATGTTAATCACCTCGCTACGCCAACACTTGTGATTGATGCCGAAGATGAGACGATGTTTGATCGACAGCTGAATGGAGTATTGTTATTCGAAGCGGTTGAGAAAAAGGCTGATGCACGATACGTCACTTTCCCGGGCGGGCATTACGACATGTATCATGGCGAAAACCTCGGTAGCAGCCGACAAGCCGCTTTGGAGTGGTTTCAATTACATTTAAAAGGTGAATGA
- a CDS encoding efflux RND transporter periplasmic adaptor subunit yields the protein MTKPVRALLIVVAALVLLLVMRSLWSFLQPTESILQGHIEAREFIVSSKVPGRIGSVLVEKGQMVAVDDLIFTIVSPELDAKMQQAEAGRDAVGALARQAEVGAREQEIAIAREQWEKSKVAEELFHNTYLRIQSLYDSGVVALQLRDEAHAQWQAAKLTATSAAAFYDMVQEGTREEIVDAARAELSMADAAVAEVSAFQADTRIFSWMTGEVSEIIMRPGEIVPPGFPVVTLIDMSQAYAVLAVREDQLPQFVSGARVSADIPALGLTQQEFTVRHVAVMGDYAMWRATDSRQGYDMRTFEVELEPVEELDNLRAGMSVLVHLSAAVNP from the coding sequence ATGACTAAGCCAGTAAGAGCGTTACTAATCGTCGTAGCCGCGTTAGTTCTATTGTTAGTAATGCGCAGCCTTTGGAGTTTCCTCCAGCCGACAGAGTCAATTTTACAGGGACATATTGAGGCGCGTGAATTTATTGTCAGCTCCAAAGTACCTGGCCGAATAGGTTCGGTCCTAGTAGAGAAGGGGCAGATGGTCGCGGTTGATGACCTTATATTCACTATCGTTAGCCCCGAACTTGATGCGAAAATGCAACAGGCCGAGGCCGGGCGAGACGCCGTAGGGGCATTAGCTCGCCAAGCAGAGGTGGGGGCTCGTGAGCAGGAAATTGCGATAGCACGGGAACAGTGGGAGAAATCCAAGGTAGCGGAAGAACTGTTCCATAACACGTACCTTCGAATCCAGTCTTTATATGATAGCGGCGTGGTCGCACTGCAACTTCGTGACGAAGCTCATGCACAGTGGCAAGCCGCGAAGCTCACGGCGACCTCGGCGGCTGCATTTTACGACATGGTCCAAGAGGGCACGCGCGAAGAGATTGTTGATGCCGCCAGAGCGGAGCTCTCGATGGCTGATGCAGCGGTCGCTGAGGTGAGTGCGTTTCAGGCTGATACCCGAATATTTAGCTGGATGACAGGGGAGGTGAGTGAAATCATCATGCGCCCGGGTGAAATCGTTCCACCGGGATTCCCAGTAGTGACTTTGATTGATATGAGTCAGGCTTATGCGGTACTCGCTGTCCGCGAAGATCAGCTTCCCCAATTTGTTAGTGGCGCTAGGGTCAGTGCTGATATTCCAGCGTTAGGGCTAACGCAGCAGGAGTTTACAGTGCGGCATGTAGCGGTGATGGGGGATTATGCAATGTGGCGGGCCACTGATAGTCGTCAGGGTTATGATATGAGAACCTTTGAAGTGGAGCTAGAACCCGTCGAGGAACTTGATAATCTTCGCGCCGGAATGAGTGTCTTAGTTCACCTTAGCGCTGCAGTTAATCCCTAA